One genomic region from Halococcus qingdaonensis encodes:
- the ahbB gene encoding siroheme decarboxylase subunit beta, protein MTNADATVALDERERAIINAFQGGFPVVERPFEPAARALAERGIDATADELLDTIRRLDEEGTLSRFGALIDAEAIGGTATLVAMHAPEDRFDEIAEQVNAHREVAHNYEREHPHLNMWFVVSVADDEDVEGVLEAIEDETGQETYNLPKQHEFRVEAKFLLDGPISQGDLDLSDLGPDVEPSGRGSLTPAERDLVIELQGGLPLTETPYADVADAIDQDVEWVAETINRFLAEGRLRRVGVVPNHYALGYTENGMTVWDVPDDLVSEVGPAIAELEFVTHCYERPRHEGVWPYDFFAMTHGRSEEESERRIEQVRERMGDFFDVGDEDWDTLFSTRILKKTGIRMDERAAANTEESET, encoded by the coding sequence ATGACGAACGCGGACGCGACGGTCGCGCTCGACGAGCGCGAGCGCGCCATCATCAACGCCTTTCAGGGTGGATTCCCGGTCGTCGAACGCCCGTTCGAGCCGGCCGCACGCGCCCTCGCCGAGCGCGGCATCGACGCCACCGCCGACGAACTGCTCGACACGATCCGACGACTCGACGAAGAGGGGACGCTCTCGCGATTCGGCGCACTGATCGACGCCGAGGCGATCGGCGGGACGGCCACTCTGGTGGCGATGCACGCACCCGAAGATCGATTCGACGAGATTGCCGAGCAGGTGAACGCCCACCGCGAGGTCGCGCACAACTACGAGCGCGAGCATCCGCATCTCAATATGTGGTTCGTCGTCTCGGTCGCCGACGACGAGGACGTCGAGGGCGTGCTCGAGGCCATCGAGGACGAAACCGGACAGGAGACCTACAACCTCCCGAAACAGCACGAGTTCCGCGTCGAGGCGAAGTTCCTGCTCGACGGCCCGATCTCCCAGGGGGATCTCGATCTGTCGGATCTCGGTCCCGACGTCGAACCCAGTGGACGAGGATCGCTAACGCCGGCCGAGCGTGATCTCGTCATCGAACTTCAGGGCGGGCTGCCGCTCACCGAGACGCCCTACGCGGACGTCGCCGACGCGATCGATCAGGACGTCGAGTGGGTCGCCGAGACGATCAACCGATTCCTCGCCGAGGGGAGACTCCGGCGTGTCGGCGTCGTGCCGAACCACTACGCGCTCGGCTACACCGAGAACGGCATGACCGTCTGGGACGTGCCCGACGACCTCGTTTCTGAGGTCGGACCGGCGATCGCCGAACTAGAGTTCGTCACCCACTGCTACGAGCGCCCGCGCCACGAGGGCGTCTGGCCGTACGACTTCTTCGCGATGACGCACGGCCGCTCCGAAGAAGAAAGCGAGCGCCGGATCGAGCAGGTGCGAGAGCGGATGGGCGACTTCTTCGACGTCGGCGACGAGGACTGGGACACGCTGTTCTCGACGCGTATCCTGAAGAAGACGGGCATCAGGATGGACGAACGCGCCGCGGCGAACACCGAGGAAAGCGAGACGTGA
- a CDS encoding DUF373 family protein, with protein MLLVLCIDLDDDLGRKAGVETPVVGREAVESAAVSLATADPEDSDSNVLFEGLHIHDDITDEQVAVAAVTGVESGGVAANRKVGEEIDHILAGLTTGEDVHALVVTDGAQDESVIPVIRSRLPIDGVQRVVVRQAQNLESMYYTMKQVLDDPETRGTILVPLGILLLIYPLAEIASQLGVPGAAVFGFISALLGLYVLFRGLGLERAIDEAVARARRGLYAGRVMLITTVVAAALLAIGGVRGMTTFDAHSAVAALSLVEAIAAFIVGATPWFAAAGITSSVGRITDTYLAERFRWRYLNAPFYVLAIAAVLYAVSAFLLGEVGLTYMAVALTAGTLLGLVSTLAFAIVESRFPSTPEPV; from the coding sequence ATGCTGCTGGTGCTGTGTATCGACCTCGACGACGACCTCGGGCGAAAGGCCGGCGTCGAGACGCCCGTCGTGGGTCGGGAAGCGGTCGAGAGCGCCGCCGTTTCGCTCGCCACGGCCGATCCGGAGGACTCCGACTCGAACGTACTCTTCGAGGGGTTGCACATCCACGACGACATCACCGACGAGCAGGTCGCGGTCGCGGCCGTCACCGGCGTCGAGAGCGGCGGCGTTGCGGCCAACAGGAAGGTCGGCGAGGAGATCGACCACATCCTCGCGGGGCTGACCACCGGCGAGGACGTTCACGCACTGGTGGTCACCGACGGCGCACAGGACGAGTCGGTGATCCCGGTGATCCGCTCACGGCTCCCGATCGACGGCGTCCAGCGGGTCGTCGTCCGGCAGGCCCAGAACCTGGAGTCGATGTACTACACGATGAAGCAGGTGCTCGACGATCCCGAGACGAGAGGCACGATCCTCGTTCCGCTCGGCATTCTCCTGCTCATCTACCCGCTTGCCGAGATCGCCAGTCAGCTCGGCGTGCCCGGCGCGGCGGTGTTCGGCTTCATCTCGGCGCTGCTCGGGCTCTACGTTCTCTTTCGCGGTCTCGGTCTCGAACGTGCCATCGACGAGGCGGTCGCGCGGGCGCGGCGCGGGCTCTACGCCGGCCGAGTGATGCTCATCACGACGGTGGTTGCGGCGGCGCTGCTCGCCATCGGCGGCGTCCGCGGGATGACGACGTTCGACGCTCACAGCGCCGTGGCAGCGCTCAGCCTCGTCGAGGCGATCGCCGCCTTCATCGTCGGCGCGACGCCCTGGTTCGCGGCCGCGGGCATCACCAGCAGCGTCGGCCGCATCACCGACACCTATCTCGCCGAGCGCTTTCGCTGGCGGTATCTCAACGCCCCCTTCTACGTGCTCGCCATCGCGGCCGTGCTCTACGCCGTCAGCGCGTTCCTCCTCGGCGAGGTGGGACTGACCTACATGGCGGTCGCGCTCACCGCCGGCACGCTGTTGGGGCTCGTCAGCACGCTCGCGTTCGCCATCGTCGAGTCGCGCTTCCCGAGCACTCCGGAACCGGTCTGA
- a CDS encoding precorrin-2 dehydrogenase/sirohydrochlorin ferrochelatase family protein: MIPLLHDFSGEAVLIFGGGPVGARKARRFAREARVVVVSPAFTDAEFGDAERVRAAPSPDDVPEWFERIAPALAIAATDDEAVNDAVARVARERGTLHNRADRSGGAVERSHLDVTVPATVRDDPVLMAVATGGTSPALSRYLRERFEEEFAGVGAMATLTGELREQLREDTPAEQRRAAVRAVVRSDRVWKALGDGTHTAEQEAQSVISDVLSGMNER; this comes from the coding sequence ATGATTCCGCTGCTGCACGATTTCAGCGGGGAGGCAGTACTGATTTTCGGCGGCGGGCCGGTCGGCGCGCGCAAGGCACGCCGATTCGCGCGCGAGGCACGGGTCGTGGTGGTGAGCCCGGCGTTCACCGACGCCGAGTTCGGCGATGCGGAACGCGTGCGTGCCGCGCCGTCGCCCGACGACGTGCCTGAGTGGTTCGAGCGGATCGCCCCGGCGCTCGCGATCGCGGCGACGGACGACGAGGCGGTGAACGACGCCGTGGCACGGGTCGCGCGCGAGCGCGGAACCCTCCACAATCGTGCCGATCGGAGCGGCGGAGCCGTCGAGCGGAGCCATCTTGACGTGACCGTGCCAGCGACGGTTCGCGACGATCCCGTCCTGATGGCGGTCGCCACCGGTGGAACGAGCCCGGCGCTCAGCCGATATCTGCGCGAGCGCTTCGAGGAGGAGTTCGCCGGTGTGGGCGCGATGGCGACGCTCACGGGGGAGCTACGCGAGCAGTTGCGCGAGGACACGCCGGCCGAACAGCGACGGGCGGCCGTCCGGGCGGTCGTGCGCTCCGATCGGGTTTGGAAGGCTTTAGGTGATGGAACCCATACCGCGGAGCAAGAGGCCCAATCGGTGATCAGCGACGTGCTCTCGGGGATGAACGAACGATGA
- a CDS encoding tRNA-binding protein: MGIDEPDIDPERFLDDIEMRIGEIVAVEAFPEARKDVYKLEVEFGDETLRSAAGLTMYEHEELLGRQVVAVVNVGTVSIAGFESQCLVTGVDGDEGVVHLQPEQPVENGTRVY; this comes from the coding sequence ATGGGCATCGACGAACCCGATATCGATCCTGAACGCTTTCTCGACGACATCGAAATGCGCATCGGCGAGATCGTCGCCGTCGAGGCGTTCCCCGAAGCTAGAAAGGACGTCTACAAACTCGAAGTGGAGTTCGGCGACGAGACACTCCGATCGGCCGCCGGGTTGACGATGTACGAGCACGAGGAACTGCTCGGCCGGCAGGTGGTCGCGGTCGTGAACGTCGGCACGGTCTCGATCGCGGGCTTCGAGAGCCAGTGTCTCGTGACCGGCGTCGACGGCGACGAGGGCGTGGTCCACCTCCAACCGGAGCAGCCGGTCGAAAACGGCACGCGCGTCTACTGA
- a CDS encoding MFS transporter: MEASFESLRNRVRRTAQVLRGDGRGWTLAVVAAGWLTVLGGRYLFPAILPQVKEFFAVSNATAGVAVTTVWAAYALMQFPAGMLTDRFGERALLGTSLAVSAGAVVAVSLAPTFVLFLGGCALFGLGTGLYGPARGTALSATFGEHDGTAIGLTLAAGSVGSALLPFAASVLVGPLGWQTTVVLLAIPYLAVAVAIRRVLSRRTPTASPSGRPSIRGLLRALWTAVSRRTVTAVSAATLSLFVMQGLTSFLPTYFIAVKGFSQERAAALFALFFVGGALAQSVAGNAADYYGDRTVLLATAGFGVLPLLALPFVDGLVPVALLTVLLGSRLAINPVSNAYIIAVVPNAVQGTAWGFFRTTFFLIAATGSTVVGLFFDAGLADESFVVLAALTALAVVCYVFLPARTRA, from the coding sequence ATGGAGGCGTCGTTCGAATCGCTCAGAAATCGTGTGCGACGGACGGCGCAAGTGCTGCGCGGCGACGGGCGTGGCTGGACGCTCGCGGTCGTGGCCGCCGGCTGGCTGACGGTGCTCGGCGGGCGCTATCTCTTTCCGGCGATCCTCCCGCAGGTCAAGGAGTTCTTCGCCGTCTCGAACGCGACGGCGGGCGTGGCGGTCACGACCGTCTGGGCGGCCTACGCGCTGATGCAGTTCCCGGCCGGCATGCTAACCGATCGCTTCGGCGAGCGCGCGCTGCTCGGGACGAGCCTCGCGGTCTCGGCGGGTGCGGTCGTCGCGGTGAGCCTCGCGCCGACGTTCGTGCTGTTTCTCGGCGGCTGTGCGCTGTTCGGCCTCGGGACTGGACTGTACGGCCCGGCGCGCGGCACCGCCCTCTCGGCAACGTTCGGCGAGCACGACGGCACCGCCATCGGCCTCACGCTCGCGGCGGGCAGCGTCGGTTCGGCGCTGTTGCCGTTCGCCGCCAGCGTGCTCGTCGGTCCGCTGGGCTGGCAGACGACCGTCGTGTTGCTCGCGATTCCCTACCTCGCCGTTGCGGTCGCCATCCGACGGGTGCTTTCACGACGTACGCCGACCGCCAGCCCGTCGGGTCGTCCCTCGATTCGCGGGCTGCTGCGCGCGCTCTGGACCGCCGTCTCGCGGCGCACGGTGACGGCGGTGAGCGCTGCCACGCTCTCGCTGTTCGTGATGCAGGGATTGACCTCCTTTTTACCAACATACTTCATCGCGGTCAAGGGGTTCTCCCAGGAGCGCGCCGCCGCCCTGTTCGCGCTTTTCTTCGTCGGCGGGGCGCTCGCCCAGTCGGTCGCCGGCAACGCCGCCGACTACTACGGCGATCGCACGGTGTTGCTCGCGACCGCCGGCTTCGGCGTCCTCCCGCTGCTCGCGCTGCCGTTCGTCGATGGACTCGTCCCGGTTGCACTATTGACGGTCCTGCTCGGTTCGCGGCTCGCGATCAATCCCGTGAGCAACGCCTACATCATCGCCGTCGTCCCGAACGCGGTCCAAGGCACCGCATGGGGCTTCTTCCGGACGACGTTCTTCCTGATCGCTGCGACCGGCTCAACTGTAGTCGGACTCTTCTTCGATGCCGGACTCGCCGACGAGTCGTTCGTCGTGCTGGCTGCGCTCACGGCACTCGCGGTCGTCTGTTACGTCTTCCTTCCGGCACGAACGCGCGCGTAG
- the pdxS gene encoding pyridoxal 5'-phosphate synthase lyase subunit PdxS, which produces MADETDLEELKRGTELVKRGFARMQQGGVIMDVVNAEQARIAENAGAVAVMALEAVPADIRKRGGVARMADPADITEIIEEVSIPVMGKSRIGHTKEAQILEATGVDMIDESEVLTPADDDYHIDKREFTAPFVCGARNLGEALRRIGEGAAMIRTKGEAGTGDVNQAVFHQRNIRGAIRKLEGMTHEEREAYAREIEAPAELVHETADAGRLPVVNFAAGGIATPADAALMMHHDCDGIFVGSGIFGAENPEAMGEAIVEATNSWDDPERLAAIATNAGSGMKGDANADLPEEEKLQGRGV; this is translated from the coding sequence ATGGCCGACGAGACCGATTTAGAGGAGCTGAAGCGGGGTACCGAACTCGTCAAACGCGGGTTCGCACGGATGCAGCAGGGCGGAGTCATCATGGACGTCGTCAACGCCGAACAGGCCCGCATCGCTGAGAACGCGGGTGCAGTCGCCGTGATGGCGCTCGAAGCCGTGCCGGCCGACATCAGAAAGCGCGGCGGCGTCGCACGGATGGCCGACCCCGCCGACATCACCGAGATCATCGAAGAGGTCTCGATCCCGGTGATGGGGAAATCACGGATCGGCCACACCAAGGAGGCCCAGATCCTCGAAGCCACGGGCGTCGACATGATCGACGAGAGCGAAGTCCTCACGCCTGCCGACGATGACTACCACATCGACAAGCGAGAGTTCACCGCGCCGTTCGTCTGTGGCGCGCGTAATCTCGGCGAGGCACTCAGAAGGATCGGCGAGGGCGCGGCGATGATCCGGACGAAGGGCGAAGCCGGGACGGGAGACGTGAACCAGGCCGTCTTCCACCAGCGCAACATCCGCGGCGCGATCCGCAAACTGGAGGGGATGACCCACGAGGAGCGCGAGGCCTACGCCCGTGAGATCGAGGCCCCCGCCGAACTGGTCCACGAGACCGCCGACGCCGGCCGCCTCCCGGTCGTGAACTTCGCCGCCGGCGGCATCGCGACGCCCGCCGACGCCGCGCTCATGATGCACCACGACTGTGACGGGATCTTCGTCGGTTCGGGCATCTTCGGTGCCGAGAACCCCGAAGCGATGGGCGAGGCGATCGTCGAGGCGACCAACAGCTGGGACGATCCCGAGAGGCTCGCGGCCATCGCGACGAACGCCGGTTCGGGCATGAAAGGCGACGCGAACGCCGACCTGCCAGAAGAAGAGAAACTGCAGGGTCGCGGCGTCTGA
- a CDS encoding DUF5778 family protein, whose product MSETLDDELRRRTEALLEPGEIELQGLIVHTEYDSNEESMLHRATIEIGDTIAEHAETDDTYVYSGTDDPDFGLNQHQGLTIEGDEFVWECQQLLREGTYDVVFYYETSADHEGIVDDLQAEGYTVTGVPE is encoded by the coding sequence ATGAGCGAGACGCTCGACGACGAGCTCAGACGACGGACCGAAGCGCTGCTCGAACCCGGCGAGATCGAGTTGCAGGGGCTGATCGTCCACACCGAGTACGATTCGAACGAGGAGAGCATGCTCCACCGCGCGACCATCGAGATCGGCGACACGATCGCCGAACACGCCGAGACGGACGACACCTACGTCTACTCGGGCACCGACGATCCCGATTTCGGCCTCAATCAGCATCAGGGACTCACCATCGAGGGCGACGAGTTCGTCTGGGAGTGCCAGCAGCTTCTCCGCGAGGGAACCTACGACGTCGTGTTCTACTACGAGACGAGCGCCGACCACGAGGGGATCGTCGACGACCTCCAGGCGGAAGGCTACACGGTAACCGGCGTTCCCGAGTAG
- a CDS encoding cold-shock protein, which produces MASGTVDFFNDTGGYGFIESDDADEDVFFHMEDVGGPDLEEGQEVEFDIVQADKGPRAENLERL; this is translated from the coding sequence ATGGCGTCAGGTACGGTTGACTTCTTCAACGACACGGGCGGCTATGGGTTCATCGAAAGTGACGACGCGGACGAGGACGTCTTCTTCCACATGGAAGACGTCGGCGGCCCCGACTTGGAGGAAGGACAGGAGGTAGAGTTCGACATCGTGCAGGCTGACAAGGGACCGCGGGCGGAGAACCTGGAGCGGCTGTAA
- a CDS encoding cold-shock protein: MAEGQVDFFNDTGGYGFIETDEADEDVFFHMEDVGGPDLEEGQEVEFDIVQADKGPRAENLERL; the protein is encoded by the coding sequence ATGGCTGAAGGACAAGTGGACTTCTTCAACGACACGGGCGGCTACGGCTTCATCGAGACCGACGAAGCCGACGAGGACGTCTTCTTCCACATGGAAGACGTCGGCGGCCCCGACCTCGAAGAAGGCCAGGAAGTCGAGTTCGACATCGTGCAGGCCGACAAGGGCCCGCGCGCCGAGAACCTCGAACGACTGTAA
- a CDS encoding radical SAM protein, whose product MISKGCEQCAKGGKMVLFVYGYCDQRDCFYCPLGENRKNVTDVYANERLVEDDSDVIEEAHRMEALGTSITGGEPQEAMAKTCRYLSMLKDEFGEDHHTHLYTGITGGRENMRRLSEAGLDEIRFHPPYELWGDMHGTEWEEILYIAREEGLTPAFEIPGIRAEEEFIEFLDEGAADFCNINEFEMSDGNYERMQEQGFERREGHMSAVEGSHDILDAMGDHEKVYFCTSVFKDAAQHRNRLKRMAKVIRREFDEVTDDGTLVYGKAWESGDRLAELGVPEEFYSQKSEHVELAWWLLEEMIDEGDVNRGEIVEQYPTADGTVVERTPLA is encoded by the coding sequence ATGATCTCGAAGGGCTGTGAACAGTGTGCCAAGGGCGGGAAGATGGTGCTGTTCGTCTACGGCTACTGCGACCAGCGCGACTGCTTTTACTGTCCGCTCGGCGAGAACCGGAAGAACGTCACCGACGTCTACGCCAACGAGCGCCTCGTCGAGGACGACAGCGACGTGATCGAGGAGGCCCACCGGATGGAGGCGCTCGGGACCTCGATCACCGGTGGCGAGCCCCAGGAGGCGATGGCCAAGACCTGCCGCTATCTTTCGATGCTCAAAGACGAGTTCGGCGAAGATCACCACACCCATCTCTACACGGGTATCACCGGTGGACGCGAGAACATGCGCCGGCTCTCCGAGGCCGGATTGGATGAGATCCGTTTCCATCCGCCCTACGAACTGTGGGGCGACATGCACGGCACCGAATGGGAGGAGATCCTCTATATCGCCCGCGAAGAGGGTCTGACGCCAGCGTTCGAGATCCCCGGCATCCGGGCCGAGGAGGAGTTCATCGAGTTCCTCGACGAGGGCGCGGCCGACTTCTGCAACATCAACGAATTCGAGATGAGCGACGGCAACTACGAACGGATGCAGGAGCAGGGCTTCGAGCGCCGCGAGGGCCACATGAGCGCCGTCGAGGGTTCCCACGACATCCTCGACGCGATGGGCGATCACGAGAAGGTCTACTTCTGTACGAGCGTGTTCAAGGACGCCGCCCAGCACCGCAATCGTCTGAAGCGGATGGCGAAGGTCATCAGGCGCGAGTTCGACGAAGTGACCGACGACGGCACTCTCGTCTACGGCAAGGCCTGGGAGAGCGGCGACCGACTGGCGGAGCTCGGCGTCCCTGAGGAGTTCTACAGCCAGAAATCCGAACACGTCGAACTCGCCTGGTGGCTCCTCGAAGAGATGATCGACGAGGGCGACGTGAACAGGGGCGAGATCGTCGAGCAGTACCCGACCGCCGACGGCACCGTGGTCGAGCGAACGCCGCTGGCCTGA
- a CDS encoding DUF1405 domain-containing protein → MAERRVGPLRRLLDGAVPDREALPRYVAPVPKAIEDLGLRLGWLVVAINLAGTAFGFWYYRFQFGLEPALAWPFVPDSPVATLFIALSIASWKLGHSREWLDALAFFGCLKLGLWTPYTLLVFQDAFLASTPLWLYVFLFFSHLAMALEGFVIHRYSDFPVWAVAVALAWYGLNDLVDYFVPVVGTYHHTTLPVQPIVDGVIEHVVPAHQYVAAGALALTLLATFLALATRVKKLEARA, encoded by the coding sequence ATGGCCGAACGACGGGTTGGCCCACTCCGTCGCTTGCTCGATGGGGCGGTGCCCGACCGCGAGGCGCTGCCGCGGTACGTCGCGCCGGTGCCGAAAGCGATCGAGGATCTGGGGCTGCGGCTCGGCTGGCTCGTCGTCGCGATCAACCTCGCGGGCACGGCCTTCGGCTTCTGGTACTACCGCTTTCAGTTCGGTCTCGAACCCGCTCTTGCGTGGCCGTTCGTCCCCGATAGCCCGGTGGCGACGCTGTTCATCGCGCTGTCGATCGCGAGCTGGAAACTCGGCCACTCTCGAGAGTGGCTCGACGCGCTCGCCTTCTTCGGCTGCCTCAAACTCGGGCTCTGGACCCCCTACACGCTGCTCGTCTTCCAGGATGCGTTCCTCGCGAGCACCCCGCTGTGGCTCTACGTCTTCCTCTTTTTCAGCCATCTCGCGATGGCGCTCGAAGGGTTCGTGATCCACCGCTACTCCGACTTTCCCGTGTGGGCGGTCGCCGTTGCGCTCGCGTGGTACGGACTGAACGACCTCGTCGACTACTTCGTCCCCGTCGTCGGCACGTACCACCACACGACTCTCCCCGTCCAGCCGATCGTCGACGGCGTCATCGAGCACGTCGTGCCCGCCCACCAGTACGTCGCGGCGGGTGCGCTCGCGCTGACGCTGCTCGCGACCTTCCTCGCGCTGGCGACGCGGGTGAAGAAGCTCGAAGCACGGGCTTGA
- a CDS encoding HFX_2341 family transcriptional regulator has translation MQTHIVPVGFDYDRLIAPLVRDKRDVDRVILLEGAVGSEANVEYSRKLAAKLEQDFTNLLGAETERFVVEDVYDYDGAFEQAYALINDELDAGHGVWANVSAMPRTVSFAFATAAHSIGVERSEDRDRIHTYYTIPEKYLETELAEELRQQIDLLADLDDDDERIDERLHSARDLLAEFDERGTTIGAKAIDGEHILEIPVASFSNVKPFEELILFKLGEDGPFESVSELAQALARELSEEYTDSFRSKVIYNVDRLGPGGKGYVEQDAHGKSHRTRLSRIGELWVRSHADRET, from the coding sequence ATGCAGACCCACATCGTGCCGGTCGGCTTCGATTACGACCGGCTCATCGCGCCGCTCGTTCGGGACAAACGCGACGTCGACAGGGTGATCCTCCTCGAAGGCGCGGTCGGGAGCGAGGCGAACGTCGAATACTCGCGCAAGCTCGCGGCGAAGCTCGAACAGGACTTCACGAACCTGCTCGGCGCGGAGACCGAGCGGTTCGTCGTCGAGGACGTCTACGACTACGACGGGGCCTTCGAACAGGCCTACGCGCTCATCAACGACGAGCTCGACGCCGGCCACGGGGTCTGGGCGAACGTCAGCGCGATGCCCCGAACCGTGAGCTTCGCCTTCGCCACCGCTGCCCACTCGATCGGCGTCGAACGGAGCGAGGACAGGGATCGGATCCACACCTACTACACGATCCCCGAGAAATACCTCGAAACCGAACTTGCCGAGGAGCTCCGCCAGCAGATCGACTTGCTGGCCGATCTCGACGATGACGACGAGCGCATCGACGAACGCCTCCACAGCGCGCGGGACCTGCTTGCGGAGTTCGACGAGCGCGGGACGACGATCGGCGCGAAGGCGATCGACGGCGAACACATCCTCGAGATCCCCGTAGCGTCGTTCTCGAACGTCAAACCGTTCGAGGAGCTCATCCTGTTCAAACTCGGCGAGGACGGCCCCTTCGAGAGCGTCTCGGAGCTCGCCCAGGCGCTCGCGCGCGAGCTGAGCGAGGAGTACACCGACAGCTTCCGCTCGAAGGTCATCTACAACGTCGATCGGCTGGGGCCTGGCGGCAAGGGCTACGTCGAGCAGGACGCCCACGGGAAGTCCCACCGGACGCGCCTCTCGCGCATCGGCGAGCTCTGGGTACGCTCGCATGCGGACAGGGAGACGTGA
- the hemA gene encoding glutamyl-tRNA reductase, with protein MTVATGIISGVSIAHQRASVEQIEAACARDERETVEALCAHEGVREAFSLQTCNRAELYVVADDPDHGRESLSSIVADSPDEVVRELGHEESLRHLMRVACGLESLVLGEDQILGQLQDAYTNARAVGGIGSMFEEGIQKAIHVGERARTETAIDEGVVSLGSAAARLADEERTLADATGLVVGAGEMGTLAAQSLGRSVDHLFVANRTEEKAAHVADQVEADGAALDLDDLPEALSLADVVVSATSSPVPVLDREALASAGETLLIDIAQPRDATQAAAELPTVTHYDLDALESVTEATRERRQEAAERVEAMIDREFDNLLARYKRQRADAVIAAMYENAERMKERELSRALSKLDTDGMTDDQHAVVESLADTLVSQLLAAPTKSLRDAAEDDDWATINSALRLFDPSFDADDTPATLGTNDVPQETQYALASAVREHLDD; from the coding sequence ATGACTGTCGCCACGGGGATCATTTCCGGCGTGAGCATCGCCCATCAGCGCGCGAGCGTCGAGCAGATCGAAGCGGCCTGTGCGCGCGACGAGCGCGAGACCGTCGAAGCGCTGTGCGCTCACGAGGGCGTTCGCGAGGCGTTCTCGCTCCAGACGTGTAATCGGGCGGAGCTCTACGTCGTCGCTGACGATCCCGATCACGGCCGCGAGAGCCTTTCGTCGATCGTCGCCGACAGTCCCGACGAGGTCGTCCGCGAGCTCGGCCACGAGGAAAGCCTCCGCCATCTCATGCGAGTCGCCTGCGGGCTGGAGTCGCTCGTACTCGGCGAGGACCAGATTCTCGGCCAGTTGCAGGACGCCTACACGAACGCCCGTGCGGTCGGCGGGATCGGCTCGATGTTCGAGGAAGGCATCCAGAAGGCCATCCACGTCGGCGAGCGCGCACGCACCGAGACCGCCATCGACGAGGGCGTGGTCTCGCTCGGCAGCGCCGCCGCACGGCTCGCCGACGAGGAGCGCACGCTCGCCGACGCCACGGGGCTGGTCGTCGGTGCGGGCGAGATGGGGACGCTCGCCGCCCAGTCGCTCGGCCGCTCGGTTGACCACCTGTTCGTCGCCAACCGCACCGAGGAGAAGGCCGCTCACGTCGCCGACCAGGTCGAAGCCGACGGCGCGGCGCTCGACCTCGACGACCTCCCCGAGGCGCTCTCGCTCGCCGATGTCGTCGTCTCGGCGACGAGCAGCCCCGTTCCCGTGCTCGATCGCGAAGCGCTCGCATCCGCCGGCGAAACCCTGCTCATCGACATCGCCCAGCCGCGCGACGCGACACAGGCCGCCGCCGAACTCCCGACCGTTACCCACTACGATCTCGACGCGCTCGAATCCGTCACGGAGGCGACGCGCGAGCGCCGACAGGAGGCCGCCGAGCGCGTCGAGGCGATGATCGACCGCGAGTTCGACAATCTGCTCGCCCGCTACAAGCGCCAGCGCGCCGACGCCGTCATCGCTGCGATGTACGAGAACGCCGAACGGATGAAGGAACGCGAACTCTCGCGGGCGCTCTCGAAGCTCGACACCGATGGGATGACCGACGACCAGCACGCCGTCGTCGAATCGCTCGCCGACACGCTCGTGAGTCAACTGCTCGCCGCCCCCACCAAGAGCCTGCGCGACGCCGCCGAGGACGACGACTGGGCGACGATCAACAGCGCGCTCCGGCTGTTCGACCCGTCGTTCGACGCCGACGACACACCGGCAACCCTCGGCACGAACGACGTTCCCCAGGAAACGCAGTACGCGCTCGCCTCGGCCGTTCGTGAACATCTCGATGACTGA